The following are encoded together in the Vigna angularis cultivar LongXiaoDou No.4 chromosome 9, ASM1680809v1, whole genome shotgun sequence genome:
- the LOC108320623 gene encoding late embryogenesis abundant protein 1 → MASGDESYIAGETNAQTQEKTNQEMGQVGQKAQEKSDESKERASEMGRCMKEWAHCGNESTGGFLQGVSESVKNSFGMAPQNDEDEEYYYYYPTQNRRE, encoded by the exons ATGGCATCTGGTGATGAGAGTTATATAGCTGGTGAGACCAATGCTCAAACTCAG GAGAAGACGAACCAAGAGATGGGACAAGTGGGGCAGAAGGCCCAAGAGAAGAGTGATGAAAGTAAAGAACGGGCCTCTGAGATGGGCCGGTGTATGAAGGAATGGGCCCACTGTGGAAATGAGAGCACTGGTGGGTTCTTGCAGGGTGTTTCTGAGAGCGTGAAGAATAGCTTTGGTATGGCCCCACAGAATGATGAAGACGAAGAGTACTATTACTACTACCCAACCCAGAATCGCAGAGAATAA